In Rhodobacter xanthinilyticus, a single window of DNA contains:
- a CDS encoding heavy-metal-associated domain-containing protein, whose protein sequence is MILSVPNMTCGHCKAAVEAAITEVGGKAVVSLEDREVEVNGLPEATVLAALKAAGYEAEIVE, encoded by the coding sequence ATGATCCTTTCCGTTCCGAACATGACCTGCGGCCATTGCAAGGCCGCCGTCGAGGCCGCGATCACCGAGGTCGGCGGCAAGGCCGTGGTGAGTCTCGAAGACCGCGAGGTCGAGGTCAACGGCCTGCCCGAGGCGACCGTTCTGGCCGCGCTGAAGGCGGCGGGCTATGAGGCCGAAATCGTCGAATAA